In Portunus trituberculatus isolate SZX2019 chromosome 10, ASM1759143v1, whole genome shotgun sequence, one genomic interval encodes:
- the LOC123502155 gene encoding uncharacterized protein LOC123502155 isoform X3, whose protein sequence is MASLIQVFLAGVLLVGFVAAAPVADEEYHTSFGFKSEEPGHGEQAPEKPASEFDEVFYHDQPAHDDPAPEEPTREEPIHDFVPVFHHDDTAYETSAGEHSFSFSDDQGHSSTFDGTEHAIPHHELAAAHETPLFAHEDAVTENHEEYERSFGADDSQHEDTVTETPSHSFLPSFPQNPFNHDTTHEEEEEDHGSFSRH, encoded by the exons ATGGCTTCTCTCATTCag GTCTTCCTCGCCGGGGTGCTGTTGGTGGGCTTCGTGGCGGCTGCTCCTGTTGCTGACGAAGAATACCACACCAGCTTTGGCTTCAAGAGCGAGGAGCCTGGCCACGGGGAACAAGCACCCGAGAAACCTGCCAGTGAATTCGACGAGGTTTTCTACCACGACCAGCCAGCACATGACGACCCAGCACCCGAGGAACCAACACGAGAGGAACCTATCCATGATTTCGTCCCAGTGTTCCACCATGACGATACAGCATACGAGACAAGCGCCGGGGAacattcattctccttctctgacGACCAGGGCCACTCCTCTACCTTCGACGGCACTGAACACGCCATCCCACACCACGAACTAGCTGCGGCACACGAGACCCCGTTGTTTGCCCACGAGGACGCTGTAACGGAAAACCACGAGGAGTATGAGCGATCCTTTGGGGCCGATGACTCCCAGCACGAGGATACAGTGACTGAAACCCCGAGCCACTCCTTCCTACCATCCTTCCCTCAGAATCCCTTCAATCACGACACtacccacgaggaggaggaggaggatcatggGAGTTTTAGCCGCCATTAG
- the LOC123502155 gene encoding uncharacterized protein LOC123502155 isoform X2, whose product MCVCGFVLKCCYLNRLLPLSFSLSLSLSLLLHHTFTASFQVFLAGVLLVGFVAAAPVADEEYHTSFGFKSEEPGHGEQAPEKPASEFDEVFYHDQPAHDDPAPEEPTREEPIHDFVPVFHHDDTAYETSAGEHSFSFSDDQGHSSTFDGTEHAIPHHELAAAHETPLFAHEDAVTENHEEYERSFGADDSQHEDTVTETPSHSFLPSFPQNPFNHDTTHEEEEEDHGSFSRH is encoded by the exons atgtgtgtgtgtggttttgttcTGAAGTGCTGTTATCTGAATCGCCtacttcccctttctttctctctctctctctctctctctct gctccttcaccacaccttcaccgcctcctttcAGGTCTTCCTCGCCGGGGTGCTGTTGGTGGGCTTCGTGGCGGCTGCTCCTGTTGCTGACGAAGAATACCACACCAGCTTTGGCTTCAAGAGCGAGGAGCCTGGCCACGGGGAACAAGCACCCGAGAAACCTGCCAGTGAATTCGACGAGGTTTTCTACCACGACCAGCCAGCACATGACGACCCAGCACCCGAGGAACCAACACGAGAGGAACCTATCCATGATTTCGTCCCAGTGTTCCACCATGACGATACAGCATACGAGACAAGCGCCGGGGAacattcattctccttctctgacGACCAGGGCCACTCCTCTACCTTCGACGGCACTGAACACGCCATCCCACACCACGAACTAGCTGCGGCACACGAGACCCCGTTGTTTGCCCACGAGGACGCTGTAACGGAAAACCACGAGGAGTATGAGCGATCCTTTGGGGCCGATGACTCCCAGCACGAGGATACAGTGACTGAAACCCCGAGCCACTCCTTCCTACCATCCTTCCCTCAGAATCCCTTCAATCACGACACtacccacgaggaggaggaggaggatcatggGAGTTTTAGCCGCCATTAG
- the LOC123502155 gene encoding uncharacterized protein LOC123502155 isoform X1, whose protein sequence is MCVCGFVLKCCYLNRLLPLSFSLSLSLSLLLHHTFTASFQVFLAGVLLVGFVAAAPVADEEYHTSFGFKSEEPGHGEQAPEKPASEFDEVFYHDQPAHDDPAPEEPTREEPIHDFVPVFHHDDTAYETSAGEHSFSFSDDQGHSSTFDGTEHAIPHHELAAAHETPLFAHEDAVTENHEEYERSFGADDSQHEDTVTETPSHSFLPSFPQNPFNHDTTHEEEEEDHGSFSRH, encoded by the exons atgtgtgtgtgtggttttgttcTGAAGTGCTGTTATCTGAATCGCCtacttcccctttctt tctctctctctctctctctctctctgctccttcaccacaccttcaccgcctcctttcAGGTCTTCCTCGCCGGGGTGCTGTTGGTGGGCTTCGTGGCGGCTGCTCCTGTTGCTGACGAAGAATACCACACCAGCTTTGGCTTCAAGAGCGAGGAGCCTGGCCACGGGGAACAAGCACCCGAGAAACCTGCCAGTGAATTCGACGAGGTTTTCTACCACGACCAGCCAGCACATGACGACCCAGCACCCGAGGAACCAACACGAGAGGAACCTATCCATGATTTCGTCCCAGTGTTCCACCATGACGATACAGCATACGAGACAAGCGCCGGGGAacattcattctccttctctgacGACCAGGGCCACTCCTCTACCTTCGACGGCACTGAACACGCCATCCCACACCACGAACTAGCTGCGGCACACGAGACCCCGTTGTTTGCCCACGAGGACGCTGTAACGGAAAACCACGAGGAGTATGAGCGATCCTTTGGGGCCGATGACTCCCAGCACGAGGATACAGTGACTGAAACCCCGAGCCACTCCTTCCTACCATCCTTCCCTCAGAATCCCTTCAATCACGACACtacccacgaggaggaggaggaggatcatggGAGTTTTAGCCGCCATTAG